Proteins co-encoded in one Desulfitobacterium hafniense DCB-2 genomic window:
- a CDS encoding RNA polymerase sigma factor yields MFDQKKLTREIESYLIANQESIYRLAYSYVKHPEDALDVVQESIIKAISSVSTLRDSQGMKSWVYRIVVNTALDFLRKQKRLVVVDSETISTYIDEPAAGYEEGSDLDLASALEQLSPAERGRIILRYYEDLKIEEVALVLKENVNTTKSRLYATLKKLRVQMEEPMEEIKHG; encoded by the coding sequence ATGTTTGATCAGAAAAAGCTAACAAGGGAGATTGAGAGCTATCTCATCGCGAATCAAGAATCTATTTATAGGCTTGCCTACAGTTATGTTAAACATCCGGAGGACGCTCTGGATGTAGTTCAGGAGTCGATCATAAAAGCTATTTCCTCAGTGAGCACCTTAAGGGACTCTCAAGGCATGAAGTCCTGGGTGTATCGCATTGTCGTCAATACAGCTCTCGATTTCCTGCGTAAGCAAAAACGCTTGGTTGTAGTGGATTCTGAAACAATCAGTACATATATCGATGAACCGGCTGCCGGCTATGAGGAAGGCTCCGATCTGGATTTGGCTTCCGCTCTGGAGCAATTATCTCCTGCTGAGCGCGGCCGCATCATTCTTCGGTATTATGAGGATCTCAAAATTGAGGAAGTAGCTTTGGTTTTAAAGGAAAATGTGAACACCACAAAGTCCCGTCTCTATGCTACCCTCAAAAAACTTCGCGTGCAAATGGAAGAACCTATGGAGGAGATCAAACATGGATAA
- a CDS encoding ATP-binding cassette domain-containing protein gives MIVLENVGKEFDTEFSLQNITLKVNRGEKILVSGPNGAGKTTFLKYSPA, from the coding sequence ATGATCGTTCTGGAGAATGTAGGTAAGGAATTTGATACAGAGTTCTCATTGCAGAATATAACCCTTAAGGTTAATCGCGGCGAAAAGATTCTTGTTTCCGGCCCTAACGGAGCAGGGAAGACCACTTTTCTAAAATACTCTCCTGCCTGA
- a CDS encoding RsiV family protein: protein MDKQLSQLKDEYHNTSIPKELEQVVQKAIEDGKKKQQRSRLMMGRKIVATAAAAVVLLIGGINVSPTMASVIADVPGMKTIVQVLTFRDYQYDDGWHQANIEVPAISGLEESGLGQALNQKYLEENKKLYEDFMADVEEMKALGDGHMGVDSGYEIKTDNERLLAIGRYVVNTVGSSSTVFKYDTIDKVDQVLITLPSLFKDDSYVQVISDYIVNEMKAKMKADSNLIYWVVTDENKDEVNYFEPFTQIKPEQSFYINSDYKLVISFDKYEVGPGVMGMQEFVIPTEVIADRLVSDEYVRP, encoded by the coding sequence ATGGATAAACAGCTTTCTCAACTAAAAGATGAGTATCATAATACATCAATCCCCAAGGAGCTGGAACAGGTTGTTCAAAAAGCTATTGAGGATGGTAAGAAAAAGCAGCAAAGGAGTCGATTGATGATGGGTCGCAAGATTGTCGCAACAGCCGCCGCCGCGGTCGTGCTTTTAATAGGAGGAATTAACGTAAGTCCCACCATGGCCAGTGTTATAGCCGATGTACCGGGAATGAAAACTATAGTTCAGGTGCTTACTTTTCGGGATTATCAGTATGATGATGGATGGCACCAAGCCAATATCGAAGTCCCCGCCATCAGCGGGTTGGAGGAAAGCGGACTGGGCCAGGCTTTAAACCAGAAGTATTTAGAGGAAAACAAAAAACTCTATGAAGACTTTATGGCTGATGTGGAAGAAATGAAAGCTCTGGGCGATGGACACATGGGAGTTGACAGCGGCTATGAAATCAAGACAGATAATGAGCGGTTATTAGCCATTGGGCGTTATGTGGTTAACACTGTAGGATCCTCCTCTACTGTATTTAAGTATGACACCATTGACAAGGTGGATCAGGTCCTGATTACCCTGCCCAGCTTATTTAAAGATGACAGCTATGTTCAAGTGATCAGTGATTATATCGTGAATGAGATGAAGGCGAAGATGAAAGCCGACTCCAACTTAATATATTGGGTTGTTACGGATGAGAATAAGGACGAGGTAAACTATTTTGAGCCCTTCACCCAGATTAAGCCGGAGCAAAGCTTCTATATCAACTCCGATTACAAACTGGTGATTTCTTTCGATAAGTATGAAGTAGGCCCTGGAGTTATGGGAATGCAGGAGTTCGTCATCCCCACCGAGGTCATAGCTGATCGGCTGGTCAGTGATGAATATGTTAGACCCTAA
- a CDS encoding FMN-binding protein — MKKIAINKIVAMILSVACLISVVGCSAESGADSSKKSGYQDGTYEGISPNGIGGEIAVAVEIAGGKIANVKVTSHGETEGIGTLAVDQLPGKIVEAQSTEVDGISGASVSSAAIKEAVNDALIKAK; from the coding sequence ATGAAAAAAATAGCCATAAATAAAATTGTCGCAATGATTTTGAGCGTTGCTTGTCTGATATCCGTAGTCGGGTGCAGTGCAGAGAGTGGTGCTGATAGCAGTAAAAAAAGCGGCTATCAAGATGGTACCTATGAGGGGATCAGTCCAAATGGAATCGGTGGGGAGATTGCCGTTGCCGTGGAAATAGCCGGCGGCAAGATCGCCAATGTCAAAGTTACTTCCCATGGTGAAACGGAGGGTATTGGGACACTGGCCGTGGACCAACTCCCCGGAAAAATTGTCGAAGCCCAGTCCACAGAAGTTGATGGGATTTCCGGAGCATCGGTTTCCTCTGCTGCCATCAAGGAAGCTGTAAATGATGCTTTGATTAAAGCAAAATAA
- a CDS encoding 2-hydroxyacyl-CoA dehydratase family protein: MTNAAKTGVERTYEYKERINGILGMMEQAPAEQRNPVLEGLLRLIMETNERTIDCAENGKPFVSTWYGNAPEILTAMDIHFIVPVFDILLHEYFTDLYDVKEADKISLPDDICSLIRFGAYAIENKLLPRPTAIISMLEPCDAELMLHQYYQSSEHWGGVPTFGLDPAYGSTDEDFMYFAGELKRLIHFLVEITGQKYDVDKLRKVVAETNTQYELWAEYNELRRVTPCPHGSFQGSVPLWTLTQFISSGDPRATELIRMMIMDAEAKVKAGIGAVPNEQIRILWADLAPQWGDLLAPWLAEEWGANVVMDYQGYSPYTHIDTTSEDTMLYGLARRALHEVPMIRQGRGTVEVMIEDMTRIIKDYTINCVFWPGHMGHKDVSGSVHFMQELCRSLNVPLLCLTTSLFDERYTPLDKVKQQMSEFFEATGWSKNSST; this comes from the coding sequence ATGACGAACGCAGCGAAAACAGGTGTGGAGCGTACCTATGAATACAAGGAGCGCATAAACGGGATTTTAGGCATGATGGAACAGGCTCCGGCGGAACAACGGAATCCTGTCCTGGAAGGCCTTTTACGCTTGATTATGGAAACCAATGAACGAACCATTGATTGTGCTGAAAACGGCAAACCTTTTGTATCCACTTGGTACGGGAACGCTCCAGAAATCCTCACAGCTATGGACATCCACTTCATCGTTCCGGTATTTGATATCTTATTGCACGAATATTTTACCGACTTGTACGATGTTAAAGAAGCAGACAAAATTTCTCTGCCTGATGACATCTGCTCCCTGATCCGTTTTGGAGCTTATGCTATAGAAAACAAACTCCTTCCCAGGCCTACAGCCATCATTTCCATGCTGGAACCTTGTGATGCGGAATTGATGCTGCATCAGTACTACCAAAGCAGCGAGCATTGGGGTGGTGTACCAACATTTGGTTTAGATCCGGCTTATGGGTCAACAGACGAAGATTTTATGTATTTTGCCGGCGAGCTAAAGCGCTTGATTCATTTCTTGGTAGAGATTACCGGGCAAAAGTATGACGTGGATAAGCTTAGGAAAGTCGTGGCAGAGACCAACACTCAATATGAACTATGGGCGGAGTATAACGAACTGAGACGAGTGACTCCTTGTCCCCACGGTTCTTTCCAAGGTTCCGTTCCGCTCTGGACTCTAACACAATTCATTTCCAGCGGAGATCCCCGAGCCACGGAATTAATTCGGATGATGATTATGGATGCGGAAGCGAAAGTTAAAGCTGGTATAGGAGCCGTTCCTAACGAACAAATCCGCATTCTCTGGGCGGACTTGGCACCTCAGTGGGGTGATCTGCTTGCGCCATGGCTGGCCGAAGAATGGGGAGCCAATGTGGTGATGGACTATCAGGGCTATTCCCCGTATACCCATATTGATACCACCTCGGAAGATACCATGTTGTACGGACTTGCCCGGAGGGCCTTGCACGAAGTACCCATGATCAGGCAAGGACGTGGTACCGTTGAGGTTATGATCGAAGATATGACAAGGATTATTAAAGATTACACTATCAATTGCGTCTTTTGGCCGGGACACATGGGACACAAGGATGTATCCGGAAGTGTTCACTTTATGCAGGAACTCTGCCGTAGCCTCAACGTTCCCCTCCTCTGTCTTACCACCAGCCTTTTTGATGAGCGGTATACACCCTTGGATAAAGTAAAGCAGCAGATGTCCGAGTTCTTTGAAGCAACGGGCTGGAGCAAGAATAGCAGTACATAA
- a CDS encoding LolA family protein: MNTDHPKGHPTPEELLDHYIDILNENGFPEDYDTTEDEQGLYSLAKKVKTLASEPSQEFMASLWQKIEPMAATPSTINAPATANIPAATKDTLRKEGNSLKMPKKFFPWAGFAASILVFLLLFSPWSGSKQTIVMAMEESVKQLQNYHGVLEKVSTNEAGERQVLIRTEIWSDGENYATKTQDGLLTVNNGETRWSTNPAAKEITLLPVYLDPHDFDLQKEAAKALRYPHQIIGDDTIAGRAATRIEIQPPGGLPYSLWIDQNTHLPIQLQTAMQKSLQTTYTYVSLETNTFLATDIFAYHPPQDYKVIDNNPDKVMASLAEALTASGITPVQLAETPQRMFASANRLVFDFGDTIVMQTKATTPFVPDLLATLGKAGDGPLEILPKSLRWQQADLEILVQGERAEELAKQLSTNLDFTPQVGPLPQEGVIPVEIDREVVKNSQQQVDAGSSPWQLDPSQVAFTFVALKISPEGITGEPPLDYNALQLTDNDGQKAVIQVSEGPVKTVYLERLIRQDETGIWTVTGYVPR, from the coding sequence ATGAATACCGATCATCCTAAAGGCCATCCCACACCCGAAGAGCTTCTCGACCATTATATCGATATTTTAAATGAAAACGGTTTTCCTGAGGACTATGATACCACAGAAGATGAACAGGGGCTCTACTCACTCGCCAAAAAGGTTAAAACTCTTGCTTCCGAACCCAGCCAGGAATTCATGGCAAGCCTCTGGCAAAAAATTGAACCCATGGCAGCAACGCCCTCTACTATCAATGCACCCGCCACCGCCAATATACCCGCCGCCACCAAAGACACTTTAAGAAAGGAAGGGAATTCTCTCAAAATGCCAAAAAAATTCTTCCCCTGGGCAGGCTTTGCCGCCAGCATCCTTGTCTTCCTGCTCCTCTTCTCTCCCTGGTCCGGCTCCAAGCAAACTATCGTCATGGCCATGGAGGAGTCCGTGAAGCAGCTGCAAAACTATCATGGCGTCCTGGAAAAGGTCAGCACCAATGAAGCCGGTGAGCGTCAAGTTCTGATCCGCACAGAAATCTGGTCTGACGGTGAAAACTATGCTACAAAAACACAAGATGGACTCCTTACCGTGAACAACGGGGAAACCCGTTGGAGCACAAACCCCGCTGCCAAAGAAATCACCCTCCTCCCCGTTTACCTGGATCCCCACGATTTTGATCTTCAAAAAGAAGCCGCTAAGGCTTTACGTTATCCCCACCAAATCATTGGCGACGACACTATCGCCGGACGGGCTGCCACCCGTATTGAAATCCAACCTCCCGGCGGTCTCCCTTATTCGTTATGGATTGACCAAAACACCCATCTCCCCATACAGCTGCAAACCGCCATGCAAAAATCTCTGCAAACCACCTACACCTATGTCAGTCTCGAAACCAACACCTTCCTGGCCACTGACATCTTTGCTTATCATCCCCCCCAAGATTATAAGGTGATCGACAATAACCCGGATAAAGTCATGGCATCTTTGGCAGAAGCCCTCACTGCCAGCGGCATCACTCCTGTCCAGCTTGCTGAAACTCCCCAGCGGATGTTTGCTTCAGCAAATCGTCTGGTTTTTGACTTTGGCGATACCATCGTCATGCAAACAAAAGCCACGACACCCTTCGTCCCCGATCTCCTCGCCACCCTGGGCAAAGCCGGAGATGGCCCTCTCGAAATCTTACCCAAGAGCTTGCGCTGGCAGCAAGCTGATCTGGAAATCCTTGTTCAAGGAGAACGTGCGGAAGAATTGGCAAAGCAGCTCTCCACAAATCTTGACTTTACACCGCAAGTGGGCCCCCTTCCCCAAGAGGGTGTGATTCCTGTGGAAATTGACAGGGAAGTGGTAAAAAACAGCCAACAGCAAGTAGATGCCGGAAGCAGTCCCTGGCAGCTTGATCCCAGCCAAGTGGCCTTTACCTTCGTCGCCCTGAAGATCTCCCCGGAAGGAATCACCGGCGAACCCCCTCTGGACTACAATGCCCTCCAGCTGACTGATAATGATGGCCAAAAAGCCGTCATTCAGGTATCCGAAGGTCCGGTAAAAACCGTCTATCTGGAGCGCTTAATCCGTCAGGATGAGACAGGTATTTGGACCGTCACAGGCTATGTCCCCCGCTGA
- a CDS encoding methyl-accepting chemotaxis protein, translated as MSIITSLMEVLPLTRHIIHEDIALAITDRTKFIAYYPAETFAMNIKVGDEIQPGDPVLEVINSGKEFYSIVPKEFFGITIKGGGFPIRDEMGQIIGAVTVARNFEHQAQIDEVAQNIFASLQQTSASVEEIAVGSQKLAHLIENVTKLSEENYHKIKETDIIVTSIKNISSQSNLLALNAAIEAARAGGSGRGFSVVADEMRKLAQNSGEASQKVSNTLSKIKTAEDEIAKQINEISMSGQNQAAATQEITSSLQEIVSSSELLVHLAKVE; from the coding sequence ATGTCAATAATTACTTCTCTTATGGAGGTACTTCCTTTAACCAGACACATTATCCATGAAGATATTGCCTTGGCCATTACGGACAGGACGAAGTTTATTGCGTATTATCCGGCAGAGACCTTTGCTATGAATATCAAGGTGGGAGATGAGATACAACCAGGTGATCCTGTATTGGAAGTGATTAATTCCGGAAAAGAGTTTTACTCGATTGTCCCCAAAGAGTTTTTTGGAATTACGATCAAAGGTGGGGGCTTCCCGATCCGCGATGAAATGGGGCAAATTATCGGCGCAGTGACGGTGGCAAGAAATTTTGAGCATCAGGCTCAAATCGATGAAGTAGCGCAGAACATTTTCGCTTCTTTGCAGCAGACAAGTGCAAGCGTTGAGGAAATTGCCGTTGGCTCACAAAAATTGGCACATTTAATTGAGAACGTTACAAAACTTAGTGAAGAGAATTATCATAAAATTAAAGAGACCGATATAATTGTTACCTCAATCAAAAATATTTCCAGTCAATCCAATTTGCTTGCCTTAAATGCAGCAATTGAGGCAGCAAGGGCTGGAGGATCAGGCAGGGGTTTTTCCGTTGTTGCTGACGAAATGAGAAAGCTGGCTCAGAATAGCGGTGAAGCTTCGCAAAAAGTATCCAATACCTTATCGAAGATAAAAACTGCCGAAGATGAAATAGCAAAGCAAATCAATGAGATAAGTATGTCAGGGCAAAATCAGGCGGCAGCAACACAAGAAATTACCTCTTCTCTACAGGAGATCGTGTCTTCATCCGAACTGCTGGTTCATCTGGCAAAGGTGGAATAA
- a CDS encoding 2-hydroxyacyl-CoA dehydratase subunit D has protein sequence MNTLKTNAMEIFKQAVSTLNNPEVQGWKQQGGKVVGYFYSYIPEELITAAGLLPYKIRGIGSPGAAMADKYFTHNVCSLVRDTFELVLKGECDFLDGVINFNGCDHIRRISDNWQSLENNPCFHFLVLPKKVGKEQTERYREELVSLKASIEKRFNLVISEDKLKEAIRLHNKKRQLQRRLYELKKRENPPLSGAETLTVMIAGTVMPVARYNRLLAELIDELSISEGKKPNARLMLIGGELDNPELLKILESQGGMVVSDTMALGAREIACDVSETEDGLTALARYHMEDKPPCPRLYGTFQERFDFIRKTAREYQVDGVISLRFLLCDIWGFEQNDIAEILRTEKLPYLKLETEYALTNAGQLKTRVQAFVETLGEV, from the coding sequence TTGAATACACTAAAGACCAATGCTATGGAGATCTTTAAGCAAGCTGTAAGTACCTTGAACAATCCGGAAGTCCAAGGGTGGAAGCAACAAGGTGGTAAAGTGGTAGGCTATTTTTATTCTTATATTCCGGAAGAGCTGATCACTGCCGCAGGTTTGTTACCCTACAAGATCCGAGGAATTGGCAGCCCTGGAGCTGCCATGGCGGACAAATATTTCACCCATAACGTTTGTTCCCTGGTCCGTGACACCTTTGAACTCGTATTAAAAGGTGAATGTGATTTCCTCGATGGAGTCATCAACTTCAACGGTTGTGATCATATCCGACGGATTTCTGATAATTGGCAGTCTCTCGAAAACAATCCTTGCTTCCATTTTCTTGTTCTTCCCAAAAAAGTAGGAAAAGAACAAACAGAACGGTATCGTGAAGAGCTCGTGTCTTTAAAAGCAAGCATCGAAAAGCGGTTTAATCTTGTCATCAGCGAGGACAAGCTGAAAGAGGCTATTAGGCTGCACAATAAAAAACGGCAGCTCCAGCGTCGGCTCTACGAGTTAAAGAAAAGAGAAAATCCTCCCCTAAGCGGTGCAGAGACCCTGACCGTTATGATCGCTGGAACCGTCATGCCGGTGGCCCGCTACAACCGGTTGCTGGCAGAGTTGATCGATGAACTAAGCATAAGTGAGGGCAAGAAGCCCAATGCCCGCTTAATGCTGATTGGTGGAGAACTGGATAATCCCGAGCTGCTGAAAATTCTGGAAAGCCAAGGCGGAATGGTGGTGAGTGATACGATGGCTTTGGGTGCCAGGGAAATCGCTTGCGATGTCTCCGAAACGGAAGATGGATTGACCGCCCTTGCCCGGTATCACATGGAGGATAAACCGCCCTGTCCCCGTCTGTACGGAACATTCCAGGAGCGGTTTGACTTCATCAGGAAGACTGCCAGGGAGTATCAGGTGGACGGAGTCATCTCCCTGCGCTTTCTCCTCTGCGATATATGGGGCTTTGAACAAAATGATATCGCCGAGATTTTAAGAACCGAAAAATTACCTTATCTCAAGTTAGAAACAGAATATGCCCTAACCAATGCCGGACAACTTAAAACAAGAGTTCAAGCCTTTGTTGAGACACTGGGGGAGGTATGA
- a CDS encoding AAA family ATPase, translated as MIRANRHKRVIAVCGKGGVGKTAFTAMLTRSLLESQKAGDLLVIDADPAMGLPNTLGIQVEKTIGHVRDLIINTARAGIGEDRVDLSSRLDYLVLETLYESDDYAFLAMGRTDSQGCFCSVNDLLKKSIRILSERFDTIVIDGEAGLEQMNRQVMNMVDLLIILSDTSTRGLQTVEHITKMVTEDHVIDCTQLGVVFNRVINNELLLTQAAERIGIEVFGMVPQDQSIVHYDLIGQPLTELPADSLALSAIRDFVANHIVQLDCR; from the coding sequence ATGATCAGAGCCAATAGGCATAAAAGAGTGATCGCCGTATGCGGTAAGGGCGGCGTGGGTAAAACGGCTTTTACAGCAATGTTAACGCGAAGTCTTCTGGAGAGTCAAAAGGCTGGGGATTTGCTTGTCATTGACGCGGATCCGGCGATGGGCTTGCCCAATACGCTGGGAATCCAAGTTGAAAAAACAATCGGTCATGTCCGTGACTTGATCATTAACACCGCTCGTGCCGGGATCGGGGAGGATCGGGTGGATCTCTCCAGCAGACTGGATTATCTGGTGCTGGAAACCCTATATGAATCCGACGACTATGCATTTTTGGCTATGGGCAGAACGGATAGCCAAGGGTGTTTTTGTTCCGTGAATGATCTTTTGAAAAAATCCATCCGTATCCTCTCCGAAAGATTTGACACGATTGTTATAGATGGAGAAGCAGGACTGGAGCAAATGAACCGTCAAGTCATGAATATGGTCGATCTATTGATTATTCTTAGCGATACCTCAACGCGAGGATTACAAACCGTTGAACACATTACAAAGATGGTGACCGAAGACCATGTTATAGACTGCACCCAGCTGGGTGTGGTGTTTAACAGAGTCATTAATAATGAACTATTATTGACCCAGGCGGCTGAGCGAATCGGCATAGAAGTATTTGGCATGGTTCCCCAAGATCAGTCCATTGTTCACTACGATTTAATCGGTCAGCCATTGACTGAACTTCCCGCAGATTCTTTAGCGTTAAGCGCGATTCGTGATTTTGTTGCAAACCATATAGTACAGCTAGACTGCCGATGA
- a CDS encoding acyl-CoA dehydratase activase gives MIVCGCDLGSATGKAVLLKGDKILSWAVVKSARNPEITAQQVLEEALDKAGLVKSEIHYVVGTGYGRTGVSFIQDNMSEITCHARGAHWMHPNVRTVVDIGGQDCKVIALDEAGKVLEFGMNDKCAAGTGRFFEAMARVLDCTMSELSTLALNSANPANITKQCSVFAESEVVTMINNGVKAEDIAAGIHDSIARRIHAMTYKIGIKTDVVITGGCARNEALTKSLEKQLGVSIHQLTFNPQIAGALGAALLARDRAEKRLIKP, from the coding sequence ATGATTGTATGTGGATGTGATTTAGGCTCAGCGACCGGTAAAGCTGTCCTATTAAAAGGGGATAAGATTTTATCCTGGGCTGTTGTTAAATCGGCCAGAAATCCGGAAATAACGGCTCAGCAGGTACTGGAGGAAGCTCTGGACAAAGCAGGCCTGGTAAAGTCGGAGATCCACTATGTGGTGGGAACCGGATATGGAAGGACAGGAGTCTCCTTCATTCAGGATAATATGTCGGAGATCACCTGCCACGCCCGCGGAGCCCATTGGATGCATCCAAACGTAAGGACGGTTGTAGACATCGGTGGTCAGGACTGTAAAGTCATTGCCTTAGATGAGGCAGGAAAGGTACTTGAGTTCGGAATGAACGATAAATGTGCTGCCGGAACCGGGAGATTCTTTGAGGCGATGGCCAGAGTTCTGGATTGCACCATGAGCGAACTGTCAACCCTCGCTTTAAATTCAGCTAACCCAGCTAATATTACGAAGCAATGCAGCGTATTTGCCGAATCAGAAGTGGTCACCATGATCAATAATGGGGTCAAGGCAGAAGATATCGCCGCCGGAATTCATGACTCCATTGCCCGCAGAATTCATGCCATGACCTACAAAATTGGGATTAAAACGGATGTAGTCATCACAGGTGGCTGCGCCCGGAATGAAGCGTTGACAAAAAGTCTGGAGAAGCAGCTGGGGGTAAGTATTCATCAGCTGACCTTTAATCCTCAAATCGCCGGCGCCTTAGGGGCTGCTCTCCTGGCAAGAGACAGAGCAGAGAAAAGGCTAATCAAACCATAG
- a CDS encoding RNA polymerase sigma factor: MESKIGPPASTMETWYQETVTKLYRFIYSQLQNKEETEDITQETYLRCLKQAPDALPPYPYLKQIARNLMTDRYRHKLVAQSHLEHLPEPEHPSPEEEWLTRATLQELMNQLPSDYRQILEYRIIQGYSRKETATLMGRSESSIRGLQYRALQTLRSYIHLYQQKGGDL, translated from the coding sequence GTGGAATCCAAAATTGGCCCCCCGGCCTCCACTATGGAGACCTGGTATCAAGAAACCGTAACCAAGCTGTATCGCTTTATTTACTCCCAACTACAAAATAAAGAAGAAACAGAAGACATTACTCAGGAAACCTACTTACGCTGTCTTAAGCAAGCTCCGGACGCTCTCCCGCCTTATCCCTATCTCAAGCAGATTGCCCGCAATCTGATGACCGATCGCTACCGCCACAAATTAGTAGCCCAAAGCCATCTTGAACATCTCCCGGAGCCTGAGCATCCTTCCCCTGAAGAAGAGTGGCTGACCCGAGCCACCCTTCAGGAACTGATGAATCAGCTTCCCTCAGATTATCGTCAGATTTTGGAGTACCGCATTATTCAGGGCTATTCCCGCAAGGAAACCGCCACCCTGATGGGACGCAGTGAAAGCTCCATTCGCGGGCTGCAGTATAGAGCTTTACAGACCCTACGCTCCTACATCCACCTTTATCAACAGAAAGGAGGGGACTTGTGA
- a CDS encoding heme ABC transporter permease — MPALLASVGFVAIGLLVSLFSLKSQGRELLANVVSLPLFLPALFIGLSMTVDIAKGMSLPEVWRQVLFLFLYDVFFLAAAYLRFDANYME; from the coding sequence GTGCCAGCACTGTTGGCCTCGGTAGGTTTTGTGGCCATTGGTTTATTGGTCTCTTTATTTTCTCTTAAAAGTCAGGGGCGGGAGTTATTGGCCAATGTTGTCTCACTCCCCTTATTCCTGCCGGCCCTGTTCATAGGTCTCAGCATGACGGTGGATATAGCCAAGGGAATGAGCCTGCCCGAGGTGTGGCGGCAAGTCCTTTTTCTGTTCCTCTATGATGTTTTCTTTTTAGCTGCCGCCTATCTGAGGTTTGATGCCAATTATATGGAGTAG